One Sus scrofa isolate TJ Tabasco breed Duroc chromosome 1, Sscrofa11.1, whole genome shotgun sequence DNA segment encodes these proteins:
- the NAA30 gene encoding N-alpha-acetyltransferase 30, giving the protein MAEVPPGPSSLLPPPAPPASAAAEPRCPFPAGAALACCSEDEEDDEEHEGGGRSPAGSEATAATKGRPCLRCPQPPQEQLQLNGLINPELRHLRAATSLKTKVLSAAEAATITATPDGGPRVTATKGAGVHSGEGPPHCLPNNARTALPSPAEAAAAASDPAAARNGLAEGTEQEEEEDEQVRLLSSSLTAGCSIRSPSGREVEPGEDRTIRYVRYESELQMPDIMRLITKDLSEPYSIYTYRYFIHNWPQLCFLAMVGEECVGAIVCKLDMHKKMFRRGYIAMLAVDSKYRRNGIGTNLVKKAIYAMVEGDCDEVVLETEITNKSALKLYENLGFVRDKRLFRYYLNGVDALRLKLWLR; this is encoded by the exons ATGGCGGAGGTACCGCCTGGGCCTAGCAGCCTCCTCCCACCACCAGCACCTCCGGCCTCGGCGGCGGCCGAGCCCCGCTGTCCCTTCCCGGCGGGGGCCGCCCTCGCCTGCTGCAGCGAGGACGAGGAGGACGACGAGGAGCACGAAGGCGGCGGCAGGAGCCCGGCGGGCAGCGAGGCGACGGCTGCGACCAAGGGGCGTCCGTGCCTCCGCTGCCCTCAGCCgccgcaggagcagctgcagctcaacgGATTGATCAACCCCGAACTGCGGCACCTACGGGCGGCCACCTCTCTCAAGACCAAGGTTTTGAGTGCGGCCGAGGCGGCCACGATCACGGCCACCCCCGACGGGGGTCCCAGAGTGACTGCAACAAAAGGAGCCGGGGTACACTCGGGCGAGGGCCCCCCTCATTGCCTCCCCAATAATGCGAGAACTGCGCTCCCCAGCCCGGCAgaggcagcggcggcggcgagcGATCCCGCGGCGGCCCGCAATGGACTGGCGGAGGGCAccgagcaggaggaggaggaggacgagcaGGTGCGGCTGCTGTCTTCATCCCTGACCGCCGGCTGCAGTATAAGAAGCCCCTCAGGCAGGGAGGTTGAGCCTGGGGAGGATCGGACGATACGTTATGTCCGATATGAATCCGAGCTACAAATGCCCGATATCATGAGACTGATCACCAAAGATCTGTCTGAACCCTACTCCATTTATACCTATAGATATTTTATTCACAACTGGCCACAGCTGTGCTTCTTG gccatgGTAGGGGAGGAGTGTGTAGGTGCCATCGTTTGCAAGTTGGATATGCACAAAAAGATGTTCCGCAGAGGTTATATAGCCATGTTAGCCGTGGATTCCAAATACAGGAGAAATGGCATtg GTACTAACTTGGTTAAGAAAGCTATATATGCCATGGTTGAAGGAGACTGTGATGAG gTTGTTTTGGAAACGGAAATAACGAATAAGTCTGCTTTGAAACTTTATGAAAATCTTGGTTTTGTTCGAGATAAGAGGCTGTTCAGATACTATTTAAATGGAGTTGATGCACTGCGGCTTAAATTATGGCTGCGTTGA